AATGTCAGAAACAATCAAATATAAATCACCTGCATTATTAATGAGAAGGTCAAGTCTGTCCTCAGTTTCAATGAACTGTTGGGCGAACTCTCTGACCGACTGCAAGCTGGACAGATCGAGATGACGGACCACAACCTCCGAGTTACCCGTACTACTCTTGATATCCTTCGCTACGTCTTCGGCCTTCTGTAGATTGCGACAGGCGAGGATGACCCGAGCTCCTCGCTTGGCCAAGTCAAAAGCCGTCTCCCGACCGATGCCGGAGTTACCTCCTATTAAATACAACATGAATGAAGAACGTATATAAAATTAGAAGTAAACAATTGAAAATCCGAACTTAGATGTTTGGTGTTGAAATCTGTTCGGATATGGGTTACATCGATGTATTTATTTAGTTGTTCATTTcaacaaaacctcaaaaaaCAGAGAAGGTACATAATATTtaccaaaaaaatgtacaaaaagaCGTGTTTTAATAAACAGAATAACCCTCCCCTCATGGACGACACCCAGACCATCTTGACAAAATAGTTTACAAAGGGATTGTCAGAACGATCTGAGCAGCTGACCAAAAGTATCAAGATCATCACTTTCAAGAAACTGGTTATGGAACAAAACTATTTTGATTGACACTGTCTATACTTTGCAACCCATGTTCGTATGGATTTTGTTACACACAAGTAACGGAAGTCGTAGGCGGCTGCATGTGACCTTCCATATTGAAGATTCAAATAAATTGTAAAGATTCAAAGCATAGATAAAATTgtatctttaaaaaaacctgtcctcgcagcacaaaggctaaattaaaacaatgtacatttaaaacattacaATCTAAATTAAATTATGAGGTTAAATAGAACACTATTAACtacaatttcaaaatattgcacattgaaattaaaattaaataaataaaaaatagggagttgcattaaaggcagtggacactattggtagttgtcaaagactagccttcacagttggtgtaagaaatcaaattcgaaaactatggcacttcagagggaacccgTTTCTCTCAATaatgtataccatcaacctctctccattactcgtcaccaagaaatgttttatgccaataattattttgagtaattaccaatagtgtccactgcctttaaaccactaATCATACAGCCGAccgggtagatttcacaaatagttaagactatagtcttatctcgagttaggaagaattACTCGTATCTAGTCCTAAGTGAGGACTAATCCTGATGTAACCGACCCGCATCGCAAATACTCAGTACGTGCAACATGGGAGTGAAATGAGGTACATGCTGGTCTTAGCTAGAGATCCAGCTACAGGTGCCTCAATACATTTCACCAGGTTTTTACTATAGATAAGCACCTATGCCTActaccagcaaaaaaaaaacacaattgaaaaaaaaaaaaaaaaattactcaaaataattattagcataaaacctttcgtggtgacgagtaatggggagaggttggtagtataaaacattgtgataaacggctccctctgaagtgcgagaaagaagtaattttccacgaatttggtttcaagacctcagatttagaacttgaggtctcgaaatcaaccatctaaacgcacacaacttcgtgtgacaatggtgttttttctttcattattttatctcgcaagttcgatgcccgatcgagctcaaaggtttgttattttatgtatatgttgagatacaccaagtgagaagactggtctttgacaattaccaatagtgtacaagaTCTTTAAAGGTAcaggacactatttgtaattacaaaaaaaaaaattgctagctttccattgcttgttaccaggtaagttgttatgctaacaattattttgagtaattacagaTAGTGTCAAgagcctttaaataaaatattcacaGCTTAACTTACGGTGCACATGTACATCTAGGCCTACAAGAGACAATCGATAGGTTCCAAAATACAAATGTAAGCTATGATTTGCCATAAAAGGGAagctacacgtttggtaattactcaaaaccaattttaacataaaaacttacttggtaacaagcaatggagagctgttgatagtataaaacattgtgggaaacgactccctctgaagtaacgtagtttttgagaaagaagtaattcctcacttaaatactaaaagacttctagctagaagtattttattcctatctgaaagcattaggatgtttttttctttcatcattttctcgcaactttgatgaccaatttagctcaaattttcacaggcttgtattgttatgcttatgttggcatacaccaagtaagaacactggtctttgacaattaccaatagtgtacctttcctttaccACCTTCCccggtttgtttttatttcagcgACAAAAATGGTCTGATAATTCACAATTTATGAGCGCATTGTTATCATGCATGACTGACGTAGCAAAAGCTTTCATCACACAGCCAAAGGAAGAAAAGATAACCATTGTGCTCTGTGACTAGCGGCGATACAACGTATtgccactattggtaactactcaaaacaatcaTAACGAGCTatatggagagcttttgatagtattaaacagtgtgaggaacggctccctctgaagtaacgtagttttcgagaaagaagtaattttccactgatatttgaatttgattttgagacctcagaattagattttaaggtctcgaaatcgagcatctgaaagcacacaacttcatgtgacaagggtgttttttctattattatctcgaaacttcgacaaacaagttcaaatgttcacatgtttgttattttatgcatatgttgagatacaccgagttagaagactggtctttgacaattaccaatagtgtccatgcctttaatgcTTTCCAGGTctgtataataattattactaaTTTCTATAGATTGCAACGTCCATAGCCCATagggaaaactatggaaagccattaaaggaacacgttgccttggatcggactagttggtcaaaacaaaagcgtttgtaaccgttttttataaaatgcatatggttggaaagatgttataaaagtagaatacaatgatccacacaagtttgcctcgaaattgcgtggttttccttctactgtgcgaactaacatggtcggccatttatgggagtcaaaattttgacccccataaatggccgacgtgttagtcgacgaggtaaaaggaaaaccacgcaatttcgaggcatgtttgtgtggatcactgtattctacttttacaaaatctttctacccatatgcattttataaaaaacggttacaaacgcttttcaaagaccaactcgaccgatccaaggcaacgtgttcctttaatgtaatttATTCAGTCAACTTCccctttttaagttttaaaatacAGTACACAATAAATTGAATTTTTAAAAGGCGAGGCATTGTGGTGACTTTTTTTTCCTGGCTGGCCCAGGTTTTTAACCTCTTCTGTCTTTATTGTATGTTGTAAAGTTTGGTGATGTTGTTATATGTCTGTagtctttatttaaatttagctgttttctatttttaatatgTCATTTAGTTGTTATACATATCTATTTGTataaatgcatttttaaaatgttgatgtttttttgtataGTTGCTGAAAAACAGTATTTCACAAGGAGGgtaattaagaaataaataaaccaataaaacaaaaacggaCAGCTAAAATAGGCCCAACTGTTTGTAAAAACATGTATTAAATGTTCAAACAAGTGTTGAATTTGtctgaaacaaaacaactggaaaagtttccgaatggcgccaccactttttcattcgatatgaaataatatctaatttacctcaatgagatatccctttttgtaaaaatgagtgaaaagaaggtggcgccatacggaaagttatccaaacgaCCAATAATTGGAggtattttgtataaaaaaatacactcGATGGCGACACTAATGTTGATGGTTGAAGAAACTTTACGGTACCCGCAAGTCTTGCCATCCATGTGAACATTGATGGCTTAAGATTTAAAAatcaataaatttattttatagattaggatttttttttttttttttttgcgggtacaaccattcCACACGTTTActtggtgcgttcgtttagcttccctgggtcatcccggTCTACCCGGTGCGTTTTAATAGCTTTAGACGTCATTCCAAGgcctcacccaggtcagcccccagtgccctgcttgtggagtgggttagtatttacgcgcgcgccccagtatttgcgaaaaggtctatgtcctaaagagcgcccgctagcgctCGTTCAtaacaagcgtggacagtttttgccgtgcataatcggaacgttggttatgtgtgaccgcgcaacaccaatggtcttggaaccaagactaggagTGGGTCagttgggggctggccccaggtaaacgacgccACTACGAGAGCGCCGAGAGTGGTCGTTCGATTacctcttgtcaggggctcatcgggtgagcaccgcggggtagacccagggaagctattaaaacgaacgcacccactataaaGTTTAAATGTTCTTCCCAAATAAATCTACTGCTGGATAGAATATGATTCTTTTCTGAGAACTTGCATTTAAAGATGGTGCATTAACTCCATGTGCATGTACGTGTGGAGTTGTTCAGGCGTGCACTAATGCTGGTTACATACCCGTAATAATTGCCGTCCTGCCGTTGAGTAACGCATCACTGGTACAGTAACGTCTGCTTGCGATAATCTGCCAGTACCATACCCCATACAAGGCAACCAAAATGGGCATGATCCATTTAAGAACAGAAGAAAGGGCAGCCATCATTAAAAAGAGTTACTGAGTTGTGTCTAGACTCTCGCACGTAGGAAAGATTAACCGTCCCCCCTTAGTATAATGCGTGTTTGTTGTCTCATTATACTGTATacagtacacagtacacagtactGTGTTGCAATTCTTGCAACGTTACATATGTTGGGTTACAATCCGATGCCTCATTGCATTCAGTAAATAACTACCAATCAATTCAGCAGATACAGGGCTATGGAACGCCACTCAGGCAAGTAGTCCGATCAACACACCGACCGGGTTGTTTCACTggacaaagacaagtcttctcacttggggtatctaATCattaatacataaaataacaaacctgggaaaatttgaagtCAATTGGTGGCCGAAGTTGCGcgacaacaatgaaagaaagaaaagttgtgtgctttcatactattttatgcttgatttcgagacctcaaattctcgaaatcaaattcgtggaaacttgcttctcgaaaactactgcacttcagagggagtcgtttctcacgaatttttatactatcaacctctccccattgactcattaccaagtgaggttttatgctaataaatattttgagtaattaccaatagtgtccactgcctttaaagtcacctggaagtggtattttttcaaaataaagctgttGTCACTacgtgttttgatgagtagaatgtgaataaacagttaactaaggttttaaaaaatcagttcttatgttatttacaaatttaagagtagacctcgaccgcgctgttcgtgacgtcaatcgaggcagactttgcctgtaatgcgtagagtaaaaacaattgcaaagtacatgtacggacaagtcgtgagtttgtacgtttaaaaaaaaaatgtaccaaCACACGACGTggccgtacatgtactttgcacgtgtgtttactatacgcattgcaggcaaagtctgcctcgattgacgtcacaaaaggggtaggtggagtcagccccccaaacaactttatatattttttaaacatataaatcgtgacaaacaattactaaaaaaattgttttattgttcgtaagcatctactcttatgtttgaaagaaaaaaaattatatttccaggcgACTTTaatgataatttaaaaaaaacatctcaaaattAAACGAAACTAGAGGTTGAAGTTTGATTGAGATTCAAGTGAGCCCCAGACAGGAGCAGGGCCGGCACTGGAGGcagacccgggtgagcccctcggggcagaccggggtcgacccagcccccgatttcacgaagcgctgcgacgcgtcgcaagtgaaagttgcgaccggttacaagtcgcaagttgcgaactcgtcgcagccgtgacgtgtcttataggtctgcgacgcatccagcgacgcatcgcaaaccctacgatgcgtcgctacttgcgatgagtttcgtgaaatcgggggctgggaagctaaacgaacgcacccatagagctatatacactgtaaaaataatgggaaaatacTTTTAGAGCAAAGTAAATCAACACATTGTTGGTTAATAATTGTCACATAGACCCATGTTAGTAGTAATTTCACAAGTATTTAAACTTGGGTTTATTGTCTTTATGGCAGGTTATAGTTAGCACAATTTAGGTATGCAGCAGTTTGAGTTGAATCAATGGAGAAGTTGGTCAGTAAGAATACAGTAAAATTGACAACTTAGAAAGCTTGCTTCATGGCCAGTTGCCGTTTGAGCGGCTATATAGGCCTATGCATGGTGGTACTACACATCACAGGAAGACCAACGCTGATCCAATATTGGCACACAATTATATACAGTCAGTGAAATACATTTTGGTTCCTTTCTCTATGATTTTGAGTGTCTAAAAATATCAGAATATACATAAAAACCACATGTACTGTACACAATACCttacaaaacacacaaataCCACATTTCAAAAGTATCAAGACAgtaacaaaatggcagaccacaGTCACATGTACCGTCACCTATTCGTTTTAAAATGCCATcgttaaacaaacaacagcaattggatgaaaaaccatgcaatatACGATTTCAAACAGATTTCATTGATCGATATTTGATCGATATTGATCGATATTTGTCTattctctatttttttttatcgccTTGATCTAGTGTCCAGGATAATGTGCTTTAAAAGAACTTTGTATTATTATGATATATTGGATGTTTGAATGCAATGGGTGAAAGAAGTCATGTGCAGGATGACACTTGtcattaatcaatcaatcaatcaatcaatcaatcaatcagtcgcGCACTACcccactcactcactcactcactcaatcaatcaatcaattaatcactCACTCAGTCACGCACTCCCCCACTCACtcactcaatcaatcaatcaatcaatcgatcaaaaaagtcaatcaatcaatcaatcaatcaatcaatcaatcgatcaaaaaagtcaatcaatcaatcaatcaatcaatcaatcactcagTCACGCACTCCCCCACtcactcaatcaatcaatcaatcactcactcactcactcactcaatcaatcaatcaatcaatcaatcaatcaatcaatcagtcagtcaatcaatcaatcagtcaattactcaatcaatcaatcaatcaatcgacatttatttccatacatacatgtatatcaaaataAACGATTTGATTTTACAGAGACTGACACTGTATGGACCAATTGAAAGCAAAAGCTTGTAGCCTGGGATGCCTAGTACAAAGCAAAACAATGTCATCTGAATTAGGGTGAGCCATTTTTTCTAACTCAAGAGCTCAAACCCAAAAGCTGATCAAATTTGGAACAGGCTACAAGTGGGTGCAGTCACTGCAACACATCTGCAAGGGTTCCATATAGAAGCACTGTCAGCTAAAAGAGGGATGGAGGTTCCAATCTCTCTCATGACAAACTGACAATACCACAATTGATTAGAACAATATTGACAGCTTAAAAGCACAGATCACAAATGGATTTTCCAACCCATACTCTCcaggacagcagcaatgcttTTAGGAGAGTATAACATTTAAAGATACAAATCATCAAGGGGTGAGAATTGGCATCAAATAAGCTTACTTGCAGTGCAGATGTATTGCATTGTACCATATTGTTGCTTTGTATTGCATTGTGTTTCATtgtgttgcattgttttgtactgtattgtattgtaatcTGTGACATTGTTTTGTACAGCGCTGCACTGtattgtttgtaaattattgAATGGTAGGTTGTTGTGTGGTGTTATATTTTATTGTACTGTATTTCATTGTATTGTACTACATAGTAAACGCTTTGTATTGGTACAAAGGAGttcaaacaacatttttaacttgtataaaacatttgacAGATTGCACAAATTTATTGTTAATCAAGTTCTTAGTTAAATCAAGTCATTTTTTGCTAATCAACATTTAAGACCAGTGGCTTCACAACTGACTGTCCATAACTCCTTGGCGAGCTCGTCATCTTGAGCGAATGGCGACGGTTCATACTCTGCAGAGTTATCAAAGTACTTCCCGGAGAGTTCAGCCACCGATTCATCCAGAGCACAATGGAGCGTAGTCTGCGCTCCAGCCGTCTCGTCGATGCAGAACAACctgaataaaaaataagatGTTTAGTGGTTAGCTGCCCAATTACATGATGAAGTCAACAACTTAATGTCTCATGTTAACtacacaaaattattttcaagaaATTAACACTAACACTTACCAGAAAAATGGAGAAAACACATAGTACATTGCACCCCCTATAGGCGATCTGTTCATGCCGGTTTTCCAAATCGGTGTATAAATTGCCCCTGGGTGGTTTGAGGTGGAAATTAGCCCACTAGCCTTCTCTCGTTTCGCCAACTCTCGGGCAAAGAGGACATTCGCGAGTTTGCTGGTATCGTAGTACTTAAGGTGTGGATACAGGAAGCTCGCTACATTCGGGTCTTCTCGGGTCATGTTCGGCTCTGGGGCGTATGCGTGAGCCAAAGATGATACAGTAACAACCCGTTTGAGGGCGCTTTTCTTCACTAAGTCCAGGAGGAGATTTGTGAGGAGAAAGTGACCGAAGTGGTTGGTGccgaagacaaaatcaaaattttcttTGGTAATAGAGCCTTTTTTCACGGCAGAAACACCtacaaaagaagaacaaaataaagctTCAGCTAATGGAGGCATATGCCTAAATGggtatttttttacaataaaacgACGAGggaaataaacaaatgttttgaccAACTCAAGGTGTAGGCGGAAGGCCTTCATCTATTTAttactttgttttaaacacttttttgcCACACAAATTGTATCtgtatattcattttggttttacccatatacacagacgtgtgttagcactgtataatcagtactttcccgagttctgtgaaacaaATCACAGCCTAAATTATTACTGGGTGGGATGAACCCACGACCGTtccaattccagagcagtgtctcacAAACTAGACCACTGCCaaggttgcctggtagctagaggcagtatgAATCATGCtttaaggccgagttatagttggtcgcgcgatggtcgggcgatggaaaatttgacgcgcgatcataaaaagacacggttttaaggcctcagtcttaggattgtgCGCATGATTTCCATTGCGCGACCGACTACAAACTGGCCTTTAGCAGCGGGTATACTGCAACGATTGTATCCACTCTAAAGTACCACTCTGCTTACCTGCATTGTTAATTAGTATATCTAGTCTGTCTTCAGTTTCAATGATCTGTTGGGCGAACTCTCTGACCGACTGCAAGCTGGACAGATCGAGATGACGGACCACAACCTGCGAGTTCCCCGTACTACTCTTGATGTCCTTCGCTACGTCTTCGGCCTTCTGTAGATTGCGACAGGCGAGGATGACCCGAGCTCCTCGCCTAGCCAAGTCCAAAGCTGTCGTCTTACCGATGCCAGAGTTACCTCCTTTTGAAAGAAGCCAGAAAAACAGCAGGGGTCAGTGAAAAACCATGAGGTTCAAAATACAATAAATTGGCAATTATTATTCACTTTGCAAATTgcttttgactagtttcactaGTCAGTGAAACTTGtggaaacataaacaaatttggTTGTGGTTTATTGAAAATTCATTTGCAAAGTTTAAATTTTATCAGCCTGATGGACTGCTTTTTCCTAATTCACTTATAAGCAGACCCCGTGGGAAAGAGACCCGAAGATTGACAGGACACTTATTGGACAGAGATTATGTTGAGGTGGGTCCCTACATATTTAGGGCCTGTCAAGCCCATACATAATAGACTTgaggacaagtcgtttatggtcccatCCCATGCGgcgagatagtcgagttgcagcggtgctctccgcgcgaactgctggttgcgcgactactgCGCTCTGCCCGACTCTTGAGTAGAggtcggcaaccagcagttcacGCAAGAGCAGTGACAActtgactatctcaccgcgtgggaccattaacgacttgtccacaagtctaatacATTATGGCTGTCAActcaaatgtaaacaagtttttaacCACACCAAGGAGACAACTTTTAAATACAAAGTAAGGCGATCAGAATGTGTACTGGATTGATGGTCTATTGAATGAGGAAAATCAAGACAGTCGGTCATCAGGGCCAATTAATTTCATGGAACATGAgctcaaaaatttgcttaccataaCATTTCTTCCTgaattaaaaacactggactaCAATGTATAttagtaactgtcaaagaccagtcctctcacttactgtatctcaacatatgcatcaaataagaaacctgcgaaaatttaagctcaattggtcgt
Above is a genomic segment from Asterias amurensis chromosome 6, ASM3211899v1 containing:
- the LOC139938612 gene encoding retinol dehydrogenase 13-like, with amino-acid sequence MACLSAIIKWVLPILVALYGVYYWQFIASRRYFNSDVVLDGKTVIVTGGNSGIGKTTALDLARRGARVILACRNLQKAEDVAKDIKSSTGNSQVVVRHLDLSSLQSVREFAQQIIETEDRLDILINNAGVSAVKKGSITKENFDFVFGTNHFGHFLLTNLLLDLVKKSALKRVVTVSSLAHAYAPEPNMTREDPNVASFLYPHLKYYDTSKLANVLFARELAKREKASGLISTSNHPGAIYTPIWKTGMNRSPIGGAMYYVFSPFFWLFCIDETAGAQTTLHCALDESVAELSGKYFDNSAEYEPSPFAQDDELAKELWTVSCEATGLKC